Part of the Methylovirgula sp. 4M-Z18 genome is shown below.
TATGATTTTCTATGGGCCGCCCGGCGTCGGCAAAACAGAAGTTGCGCGGGCGCTCGGCGATATTTTCCGTGGTCTGGGCGTCCTCAGAAAGGGCCATCTGGTCGAGGCGCAGAGATCCGATTTGGTTGGTCAATATATCGGACACACGGCGCAAAAAACCCTGGACCTGTGCCAACGGTCCCTCGACGGAATTCTCTTCATCGACGAAGCGTACAGCCTCTATGTTCAAGAAGCGGCAAATGACTTTGGCCGCGAGGCCATCGACACGCTTCTGAAGTTCATGGAGGACAATCGCGAAAGGTTGATCGTTATCGTTGCCGGATACAAGGCCAAAATGATCAGCTTTCTGCAAGCCAATGACGGCTTGGCCAGCCGCTTCTCGAAAAGCATCGATTTCCCGCCCTATTCGAGCGAAGAATTGTGCAAGATCATGGCGAGCATGGCGAACGGCCAAGGGTTTCATTTGCCAAGCGGCTATGAGGAAAAAATCATTCCCTGGATCGAAACGCACAGAAGCGGCGAGCGCTGGGGCAATGCGCGGTCCGTTCGCAACGCTTTCGAAAAAATGCGCGAAGCGCAGGCGGTGCGCCTCATGGACAACCCCGCTTCCGGCCACATCGACAATATTGCGCTTGAAGATGTGGAGGCCGCCATAACCCTGATGGAAAAGAGCTCTTTGGTATGAGTAAGGCGCTGATCCTCGCCCATCGCATTCTGTGGTACGACGACAAATGGTACCGCCTGTGCGGATATGTGGCGCCGGCTCTCCTCGCGACATTGGGCGCGACATGCGTTTTGTCGTGGAGCAATAACTGGGACGTGCCGGGGCAATCCCAAGCAGACTGGATAAAACCTCAAACGCCCGCTCAGGTGCTTGAAGAGGCGCACGCCTTGCGCGACAGAGCTGCGTTCGATCCTGTTGCCTT
Proteins encoded:
- a CDS encoding AAA family ATPase, with translation MNSVLDRHPTLSLLIVMTGASLLTAAIMALVTGGVGALAHLITSDNLPRLMAALAIILIGALITYSLQRLARVSAHVTPTSKGAQIEPEQLRLLKIEFLPPDIQQGRSTQEALDDLDRMIGLMPVKAEINTLIARLQLEQRRRQEGMRVTAVTQHMIFYGPPGVGKTEVARALGDIFRGLGVLRKGHLVEAQRSDLVGQYIGHTAQKTLDLCQRSLDGILFIDEAYSLYVQEAANDFGREAIDTLLKFMEDNRERLIVIVAGYKAKMISFLQANDGLASRFSKSIDFPPYSSEELCKIMASMANGQGFHLPSGYEEKIIPWIETHRSGERWGNARSVRNAFEKMREAQAVRLMDNPASGHIDNIALEDVEAAITLMEKSSLV